One part of the Sulfolobus tengchongensis genome encodes these proteins:
- the mcm gene encoding minichromosome maintenance protein MCM — protein MEVPSKQIDYRDLLVEFLTTFKNNNGENKYIEKINELIAYRKKSLTIEFSDILSFNENMAYEIIDNTKVVLPILESALYDYILQLDPTYQRDIDRVHVRIIGIPRVKELRKIRSTDVNKLITIDGILVKATPVKERLYKAVLKHVHPDCMQEFEWPEEGEMPEIIEMPSICPKCGKPGQFRLIPEKTKLIDWQKAVVQERPEEVPSGQLPRQLEIILEDDLVDSARPGDRVKVTGILEIKQDSPVKRGSKAVFDIYMKVNSIEVSQKVLDEVTISEEDEKKIKELSKDPWIRERIIASIAPSIYGHWEIKEALALALFGGVPKTLPDARIRGDIHVLIIGDPGTAKSQMLQFISRVAPRAVYTTGKGSTAAGLTAAVVREKGTGEYYLEAGALVLADGGIAVIDEIDKMREEDRVAIHEAMEQQTVSIAKAGIVAKLNARAAVIAAGNPKFGRYINERPVSDNINLPPTILSRFDLIFILKDQPSEQDKELASYIIDVHAGQSTKNIIDIESLRKYIAYARKYITPKITQEAKKLIVDFFVEMRKKSSESPDSPILITPRQLEALIRISEAYARMALKTEVTREDAERAINIMRLFLESVGVDIESGKIDIDTIMTGKPKSAREKMMKVLEIIDSLSVSSECAKLKDILKEAQQNGIEKANAEKLITDMRKSGIIYESKPECYKKV, from the coding sequence TTGGAAGTTCCCAGTAAGCAAATTGACTACAGAGACCTTTTAGTAGAATTCTTAACGACATTTAAGAATAATAATGGAGAAAACAAATATATTGAGAAAATAAACGAGTTAATCGCTTACAGGAAAAAAAGTCTTACAATAGAATTCTCCGATATTTTATCATTTAATGAAAATATGGCATATGAAATTATAGATAATACAAAAGTAGTACTTCCAATCTTAGAGAGCGCCCTATATGACTATATTCTACAACTAGATCCCACATATCAACGAGACATCGATAGAGTACACGTTAGAATTATAGGTATACCTAGAGTTAAAGAGCTAAGGAAAATAAGAAGTACCGATGTAAACAAGTTAATAACAATAGATGGGATACTGGTCAAAGCTACACCAGTAAAGGAAAGGTTATATAAGGCCGTTTTGAAACACGTCCATCCCGACTGCATGCAGGAATTTGAGTGGCCAGAAGAAGGAGAGATGCCAGAAATAATAGAAATGCCATCTATATGCCCTAAATGTGGTAAACCTGGTCAATTCAGGTTAATACCAGAGAAAACAAAGTTAATCGACTGGCAAAAAGCAGTAGTTCAAGAGAGACCAGAAGAGGTTCCTTCAGGTCAATTACCTAGACAGCTAGAAATTATTCTTGAAGATGATTTAGTTGATTCCGCTAGACCAGGTGATAGAGTAAAAGTTACGGGTATATTAGAAATTAAACAAGATTCACCAGTTAAACGAGGAAGCAAAGCAGTATTTGATATCTATATGAAAGTTAATAGCATAGAAGTTTCTCAAAAAGTATTGGACGAAGTAACCATATCAGAAGAAGATGAGAAAAAGATTAAGGAACTATCAAAGGATCCTTGGATAAGGGAAAGAATTATAGCTTCAATCGCACCTTCTATCTATGGACATTGGGAAATCAAAGAAGCTTTAGCGTTAGCATTATTTGGTGGAGTGCCTAAAACTTTACCAGATGCTAGAATCAGAGGCGATATACACGTTTTAATAATAGGCGATCCAGGTACTGCTAAATCTCAAATGTTGCAGTTCATATCGAGAGTAGCTCCTAGAGCCGTTTATACGACAGGCAAAGGGTCTACAGCTGCAGGATTGACTGCAGCCGTAGTAAGAGAGAAAGGTACTGGTGAATATTATCTAGAAGCAGGAGCGTTAGTATTAGCTGATGGTGGTATAGCTGTAATTGATGAGATAGATAAGATGAGGGAAGAGGATAGAGTCGCAATTCATGAGGCAATGGAACAACAGACAGTATCAATAGCTAAAGCTGGTATAGTAGCTAAATTAAATGCGAGAGCCGCAGTTATAGCTGCGGGAAATCCAAAGTTCGGAAGGTACATTAATGAAAGACCAGTTTCTGATAATATCAATTTACCACCTACAATTCTATCTAGGTTTGACTTAATATTCATATTAAAGGATCAACCTAGTGAGCAAGACAAGGAACTTGCAAGTTATATTATTGACGTACATGCAGGTCAATCCACTAAAAATATAATAGATATAGAATCGTTAAGAAAGTATATAGCTTATGCAAGAAAATACATTACTCCTAAAATTACCCAAGAGGCTAAGAAGCTAATTGTAGATTTCTTCGTCGAGATGAGGAAGAAAAGTTCAGAAAGCCCTGATAGTCCAATATTAATAACTCCAAGGCAATTAGAGGCATTAATAAGAATTTCTGAAGCATATGCCAGAATGGCACTCAAGACAGAAGTTACCAGAGAGGATGCCGAAAGAGCAATAAACATCATGAGATTATTCTTAGAAAGTGTTGGAGTCGATATAGAAAGCGGAAAGATAGATATAGATACAATAATGACAGGAAAGCCTAAGAGTGCTAGAGAGAAGATGATGAAAGTATTAGAAATTATAGATAGTTTATCTGTAAGTTCTGAATGTGCTAAACTTAAAGATATTCTGAAAGAAGCACAGCAGAACGGGATTGAGAAAGCTAATGCAGAGAAACTAATAACAGATATGAGAAAAAGCGGTATAATATACGAATCTAAACCTGAATGCTATAAAAAAGTTTAA